In a genomic window of Ancylothrix sp. D3o:
- the purD gene encoding phosphoribosylamine--glycine ligase, which produces MKVLVVGNGGREHALAWKLLQSSKVEQVLCVPGNGGTATLERCINLPLTIDDFEGIRKAIQKHQIDLVAIGPELPLAMGMTDYLQQHDITVFGPTQTGAQIEASKSWAKKLMQDASVPTAKSATFTDNEVDAALSYVAQQGAPIVIKADGLAAGKGVTVATTIEEAVSAIQASFNGQFGLAGECVVVEEFLTGQEASVLALTDGKTIVPLLPAQDHKAVGEGDTGPNTGGMGVYAPAPVVTPEMLTQVQEQVLQPTLSALQERGIDYRGVLYAGLMISPNGEIKVLEFNCRFGDPETQAILPLLDTPLEDLLLACAEGRLADVEVRWKSGASACVVMAAGGYPGDYKKGDTITGLDKAEAAGAVVFHAGTRLKDGQVVTDGGRVLGVTATGHDFDDAFARAYTAVDSIEFEGRYFRRDIGHRVRSKS; this is translated from the coding sequence GTGAAGGTTTTAGTTGTTGGTAATGGCGGGCGAGAACACGCCCTCGCTTGGAAATTATTGCAATCAAGCAAAGTTGAGCAAGTGCTATGCGTTCCTGGCAATGGCGGAACTGCAACCCTCGAACGCTGTATAAACCTGCCTTTGACGATAGATGATTTTGAAGGCATCCGAAAAGCAATTCAAAAACATCAAATCGATTTGGTGGCCATTGGCCCAGAATTGCCCCTGGCGATGGGAATGACGGACTACTTGCAACAGCATGATATTACGGTGTTTGGCCCCACGCAAACGGGGGCGCAAATTGAAGCGAGTAAGTCTTGGGCAAAAAAATTAATGCAGGATGCCAGTGTTCCTACGGCAAAGTCGGCCACCTTCACTGATAATGAGGTGGATGCAGCGCTCAGCTATGTGGCCCAACAAGGTGCACCGATTGTAATTAAAGCTGATGGACTTGCCGCCGGCAAGGGGGTAACGGTGGCAACAACTATCGAGGAAGCTGTTTCGGCTATCCAAGCTTCGTTTAATGGACAGTTTGGACTGGCCGGTGAGTGTGTGGTGGTGGAAGAGTTTTTAACCGGCCAGGAAGCTTCTGTGCTGGCCCTCACCGATGGTAAAACCATTGTCCCCCTGTTGCCGGCCCAAGATCACAAAGCGGTAGGAGAGGGAGACACCGGCCCGAATACCGGCGGGATGGGAGTTTATGCACCGGCGCCGGTTGTCACGCCCGAAATGCTGACGCAAGTGCAAGAACAAGTTTTGCAACCCACCCTCAGCGCTTTGCAAGAACGCGGTATCGACTATCGGGGTGTGCTTTATGCCGGTTTGATGATTTCGCCTAATGGTGAAATAAAGGTTTTGGAGTTTAACTGCCGGTTTGGCGATCCTGAAACTCAGGCAATTTTGCCTTTGCTGGATACGCCTTTGGAAGATTTACTGCTGGCTTGTGCTGAAGGCCGGCTGGCTGATGTTGAGGTGCGCTGGAAGTCGGGCGCGTCTGCTTGTGTGGTGATGGCTGCCGGTGGGTATCCAGGGGACTACAAAAAAGGCGATACCATCACCGGCCTGGATAAAGCGGAGGCTGCTGGAGCGGTGGTTTTCCACGCTGGGACTCGTCTCAAAGATGGTCAAGTGGTAACAGATGGCGGTCGCGTTTTAGGTGTAACAGCCACCGGCCATGACTTTGATGATGCCTTTGCTCGCGCCTATACTGCTGTTGACAGCATTGAGTTTGAAGGCCGGTATTTCCGCCGCGATATTGGTCATCGCGTCCGCAGCAAGAGTTAA
- a CDS encoding serine/threonine-protein kinase, with the protein MTLCINPNCPNPNNQANNNSRFCQSCGTNLLLENRYRIQRILSDKTGFGKIYEAEEAGNPKILKILKDELNNNLKAVELFEQEANVLGQLNHPGIPKVDGYFQFSTKNGPVLHCIAMEKIDGPNLSEWLQQRNNQPIKEELALTWLKQLTEILHLVHSQNYLHRDIKPSNIMLRNGGQLVLIDFGTAREMTYTYLAAVNAGNPVTAIESRGYTAPEQANGHAVPQSDFFSLGRTFVHLMTGRYPLDMYDGLNDLLNWRPYAVHISPLLLDFIDSLMAREVNKRPANTQAILNRLKEIEIELAETLNVVGGFHQTVPVSQPQKQKKFPLFLLFGALLGFLGYLAGSNNSSAQTSQTSPVNKLSRLVLIAIISPLIALTALALYRPVTCSLGLASDCFSTVKRPPGQPVQKKGKTQKIDYFPYLEGRDSQGRTAEFNIAVLSSEYKWKLGSSYQIQYNDRVINLDDLRANLAEEGIQKIMENPSEIVSVGTASCEGVPETEERRALERAQQIQLLVKKLFRNSRTLQGYRLLNLGQFVGGVCQPDRDATSYQRSVIIIGVRKKSDGVLLDEALRSRLEKKPFADFTLEDYSLGSPAKFITIPSRL; encoded by the coding sequence ATGACGCTTTGCATCAATCCAAATTGCCCCAACCCCAACAACCAAGCTAACAATAATAGTCGATTTTGTCAAAGTTGCGGCACAAACTTACTTTTAGAAAATCGCTACCGAATTCAGCGCATTTTAAGCGATAAAACAGGATTTGGAAAAATTTATGAAGCCGAAGAAGCCGGAAATCCTAAAATTCTCAAAATTCTCAAAGACGAACTTAACAACAATCTCAAAGCTGTAGAACTTTTTGAACAAGAAGCCAACGTTTTAGGACAGCTAAATCATCCGGGGATTCCCAAAGTTGACGGATACTTTCAATTTTCCACTAAAAACGGGCCGGTTTTACACTGTATTGCTATGGAAAAAATCGACGGCCCCAACTTAAGCGAATGGCTGCAACAGCGAAATAATCAACCAATCAAAGAAGAACTCGCCCTCACTTGGTTAAAACAACTCACAGAAATTCTCCATCTTGTTCACAGCCAAAATTATCTCCACCGCGATATAAAACCCTCTAATATTATGTTGAGAAATGGCGGACAATTGGTATTAATTGACTTTGGCACCGCCAGAGAAATGACCTACACTTATTTGGCGGCTGTTAATGCCGGCAATCCTGTCACCGCCATTGAATCACGCGGTTATACTGCACCCGAACAAGCCAACGGTCACGCAGTGCCGCAATCGGATTTCTTTTCCTTGGGACGTACCTTTGTGCATTTAATGACAGGGCGTTATCCTTTAGATATGTATGACGGGCTAAATGATCTTTTAAATTGGCGACCTTATGCTGTACATATTTCTCCTTTACTGTTAGATTTTATCGATTCATTGATGGCGAGGGAAGTCAATAAACGCCCCGCCAATACGCAGGCAATTTTAAACCGGCTCAAAGAAATTGAAATTGAACTGGCAGAAACTCTCAACGTGGTGGGGGGTTTTCATCAAACGGTGCCGGTGTCTCAACCTCAAAAACAAAAGAAATTTCCTTTATTTTTACTTTTTGGAGCGTTGTTAGGATTTTTAGGCTATCTGGCCGGCAGTAATAATTCCTCTGCTCAAACTTCCCAAACTTCCCCAGTCAATAAATTATCTAGGCTGGTATTAATTGCCATTATTTCCCCCTTAATTGCGCTGACTGCTTTGGCTTTATACCGTCCTGTGACCTGTTCTTTGGGTTTAGCTTCCGACTGTTTTTCTACGGTCAAACGACCCCCCGGACAGCCGGTGCAAAAAAAAGGAAAAACTCAAAAAATTGATTACTTTCCTTACCTAGAAGGCAGAGACAGTCAAGGCAGAACCGCAGAATTTAATATTGCTGTTCTTTCCAGTGAATATAAATGGAAACTCGGCAGTTCTTATCAAATTCAATACAATGACCGGGTGATCAATTTAGATGATTTAAGAGCAAATTTGGCGGAAGAAGGCATCCAAAAAATTATGGAAAATCCCTCAGAAATTGTTTCTGTGGGGACAGCCTCTTGTGAGGGAGTGCCAGAAACCGAAGAGCGCCGAGCTTTGGAGCGAGCGCAGCAAATTCAACTGTTAGTCAAAAAATTATTTCGCAATAGTCGCACTTTGCAAGGCTACCGGCTCTTAAATTTGGGTCAATTTGTTGGGGGCGTTTGTCAGCCAGATAGAGACGCTACGTCTTATCAAAGAAGTGTGATTATTATTGGCGTTCGCAAAAAATCAGATGGGGTTCTTTTAGATGAAGCCCTCCGCTCTCGTTTAGAAAAGAAACCTTTTGCAGATTTCACCCTAGAGGATTACTCCCTCGGCTCGCCGGCTAAATTTATAACAATTCCTAGCAGGCTATAG
- the speE gene encoding polyamine aminopropyltransferase, whose translation MAGSELRADIWISEYITPWDIYVHGITRVLAYKKTQYQEMYVVESGAYGKGLVLDGKWQSCTGDEFLYHEPLVHPAMLFHGSPKKVLVLGGGEGATVREILRWKSVEKVAMVDIDGDVVEACREHLPEMHAGAFDDPRTELVIGDALHYLDTTTEQWDVIISDLSDPIESGPSFQLFTKEYFEKAKRVLSPGGFFVVQAGPVSPSELKLHARIVNTLKSLFTNVQSYTSYISTYGSPWGFAIASEQAINTRPNPEEVDQILNERTTGGLRMFDGTTLLGSLNTAGHLRQAIATETQVYTLAEPPKFFGKGSVGQ comes from the coding sequence ATGGCCGGTAGTGAACTTCGAGCCGATATTTGGATTAGCGAGTATATCACGCCTTGGGATATTTACGTTCACGGCATTACTCGTGTGCTTGCCTACAAAAAAACCCAATATCAGGAAATGTATGTTGTGGAAAGCGGAGCCTATGGAAAAGGACTGGTTCTTGATGGAAAATGGCAGTCTTGCACAGGCGATGAATTCTTATACCACGAGCCTTTAGTACACCCCGCCATGTTATTTCATGGCTCACCAAAAAAAGTATTAGTTCTTGGCGGCGGGGAAGGCGCAACAGTCAGGGAAATTTTGCGTTGGAAATCCGTTGAAAAAGTAGCAATGGTTGATATTGATGGTGATGTCGTCGAAGCTTGCCGCGAACATTTACCAGAAATGCACGCCGGCGCTTTTGATGATCCTCGCACAGAGTTGGTAATAGGTGATGCTCTGCATTATTTAGATACCACAACTGAACAATGGGATGTAATTATTTCTGATCTTTCTGATCCTATTGAGTCTGGGCCGTCTTTCCAACTGTTTACAAAAGAGTATTTTGAAAAGGCAAAACGAGTGCTTTCTCCGGGTGGCTTTTTTGTAGTGCAAGCGGGTCCCGTTTCTCCTTCTGAACTAAAATTACACGCTCGCATTGTTAACACGCTCAAATCGCTTTTTACCAATGTTCAATCTTACACGAGCTATATTTCTACCTATGGCTCTCCTTGGGGTTTTGCTATTGCTTCAGAGCAAGCAATTAATACTCGCCCAAACCCGGAAGAAGTAGACCAAATCTTGAACGAAAGAACCACCGGCGGTCTGCGGATGTTTGACGGCACAACCTTGTTAGGAAGCTTGAATACTGCGGGGCATTTGCGTCAAGCAATTGCTACAGAAACACAAGTTTATACCCTGGCAGAACCGCCTAAGTTTTTTGGCAAAGGTTCGGTAGGTCAGTAA
- a CDS encoding bifunctional 4-hydroxy-2-oxoglutarate aldolase/2-dehydro-3-deoxy-phosphogluconate aldolase, translating to MDNEAWLRLLQQERAIAVIRASQMSLGIQMALAVASGGMRLIEITWNSDRAAETICYLRSHLPDCVIGVGTLLNINDLEEALAAGAEFLFSPHTDEKMIKMAINAAVPIVPGALSPTEIVTAWGAGAAAVKVFPVSAVGGASYIKSLQGPLGHIPLIPTGGVTLENAAKFIAAGAIAVGLAGELFPKTLVATGNWQAVAQRSQSLKTALLVYGKN from the coding sequence ATGGATAATGAGGCTTGGTTAAGGTTATTGCAACAAGAGAGAGCAATTGCGGTGATTCGCGCTTCCCAGATGAGTTTGGGGATACAAATGGCTCTGGCGGTGGCAAGCGGGGGAATGCGGTTAATTGAGATTACTTGGAATAGTGATAGAGCGGCGGAAACAATTTGTTATTTGCGTTCCCATTTGCCCGATTGTGTGATAGGGGTGGGGACGTTATTAAATATAAATGATTTAGAGGAGGCGTTAGCTGCTGGGGCTGAGTTTTTGTTTTCGCCACACACCGATGAAAAAATGATTAAAATGGCAATAAATGCCGCAGTTCCGATTGTTCCGGGTGCTCTTTCTCCGACGGAAATTGTCACTGCTTGGGGTGCCGGTGCGGCGGCTGTAAAGGTGTTTCCCGTTTCGGCGGTGGGGGGTGCGAGTTATATTAAAAGTTTGCAAGGCCCACTCGGTCATATTCCTTTAATTCCTACCGGCGGAGTAACCCTAGAAAATGCGGCAAAATTCATTGCAGCCGGAGCAATTGCTGTGGGGTTAGCGGGGGAATTGTTTCCAAAAACACTTGTGGCTACGGGAAATTGGCAAGCGGTGGCTCAGCGGTCTCAGAGTTTGAAAACCGCGCTATTGGTTTATGGAAAGAATTAG
- a CDS encoding YsnF/AvaK domain-containing protein: protein MIDNSSAKTFTSVNSDSGFDSRIDQFRNRLNNLLVKDPNGLILGTVKDVFLAPNGQINLVVSQTTSGQNSRQFLLSSNLIQKIDYATKSLLINVTADRLEQLRETSPVPLTENSDLSENKPEHDEIEAHESIRLLEERLVINRKKQKVGDVIVRKEIETRMVQVPVRREKLIVEQISPERKQLAEIDLGEGEITGLEFSDITRLESGPVVRGEFVSPQVAARILKAISAQPRHGCAKVRIELVLHDSEVRETYQEWFDRYSETR, encoded by the coding sequence ATGATTGATAATTCCTCTGCTAAAACTTTTACCTCGGTTAATAGTGATTCGGGCTTTGATAGCCGTATTGACCAATTTAGAAATCGGCTTAATAATTTATTGGTAAAAGACCCCAACGGCCTAATTTTAGGAACGGTTAAGGATGTTTTTCTCGCCCCCAATGGCCAGATTAATTTAGTTGTCTCTCAAACAACCTCTGGCCAAAATTCCCGACAATTTTTATTAAGTAGCAATTTAATTCAAAAAATTGACTACGCAACTAAATCTTTATTAATCAATGTGACGGCAGACCGGCTCGAACAATTACGCGAAACTTCACCAGTCCCCCTCACAGAAAATTCAGACTTGTCAGAAAACAAACCCGAACACGACGAAATTGAGGCTCACGAGTCGATTCGTTTATTAGAAGAACGGCTGGTTATTAACCGCAAAAAGCAAAAAGTTGGGGATGTAATTGTTCGCAAAGAAATTGAAACGCGGATGGTGCAAGTGCCGGTGCGTCGGGAAAAATTGATTGTCGAACAAATTAGCCCAGAACGCAAACAACTAGCAGAAATTGATCTCGGTGAAGGCGAAATCACCGGCCTTGAGTTTAGCGATATTACCCGCCTCGAAAGTGGGCCGGTGGTACGGGGAGAATTTGTTTCGCCGCAAGTTGCAGCCCGCATTTTAAAAGCTATTTCTGCTCAACCGCGTCACGGATGTGCAAAGGTGCGTATTGAACTTGTTTTGCATGACTCGGAAGTGCGGGAAACTTATCAAGAATGGTTTGATCGCTATTCGGAGACTCGTTAA
- a CDS encoding Hsp70 family protein: protein MTIAIDFGTSNTVIARWNSATGTPETLKLTGLSVQMGQNPPLIPSLVYLEDASRGEVIVGQQVRDKGLDLKTDPRFFRSFKRGIGSDIQGFLPEIDGQIITFEKIGEWFLTNIINQLKDIGYDGGESLVLTVPVDSFEAYRHWLGNVCQALPVQQIRMLDEPTAAALGYGLADRQLLLVVDFGGGTLDLSLVRLDNNTTNTTKKPLGFILKWGEKNLAESSSQKPKTARVIAKAGQNLGGTDIDNWIVDYFAKTQGLKPTPLTTRLGERLKIQLSLQQQASEIYFNDETLETYDLSLTRQQFEQILTEHQFFENLDEAMTQVLQQARRQGIEVSDIDAVLLVGGTVQIPAIQTWIKQYFDSSKIRCDKPFEAIAQGALQLTQGIEVKDFLYHSYGIRYWNRRENRHSWHPIIQTGQSYPMSEPVQLVLGASLENQPSIELIIGELATQTGGTEVYFDGDRLVTRNIASGETSVQALNDKEGARSIAKLDPPGFPGSDRVKLFFQVDKDRFLRLTVEDLLTNQTLLEDTPVVQLS, encoded by the coding sequence ATGACCATTGCAATTGACTTCGGAACAAGCAACACGGTAATCGCTCGCTGGAATAGCGCCACCGGCACACCAGAAACCCTAAAACTAACCGGTTTATCGGTGCAAATGGGGCAAAATCCCCCCCTTATTCCCAGCTTAGTTTATCTTGAGGACGCTTCTCGCGGGGAAGTTATCGTCGGACAACAAGTACGCGACAAAGGACTGGATCTCAAAACCGATCCCCGATTTTTTCGCAGCTTTAAACGCGGAATTGGTTCAGATATTCAAGGATTTTTACCCGAAATTGACGGTCAAATTATTACTTTTGAAAAAATCGGGGAATGGTTCCTAACTAATATTATTAACCAGCTAAAAGACATCGGTTATGATGGCGGAGAATCTCTTGTTTTAACAGTGCCGGTTGATAGCTTTGAAGCTTACCGGCATTGGTTAGGAAACGTTTGTCAAGCATTGCCGGTTCAACAAATACGAATGCTCGATGAACCAACCGCCGCCGCACTAGGTTACGGACTCGCAGACCGGCAACTTTTATTAGTTGTAGATTTTGGTGGTGGAACCCTTGATCTCTCCCTTGTTCGCCTCGATAACAACACCACCAACACCACGAAAAAACCCCTCGGTTTTATCCTTAAATGGGGCGAAAAAAACCTGGCAGAATCTTCTAGTCAAAAACCAAAAACTGCTCGCGTTATCGCAAAAGCCGGCCAAAACTTAGGCGGAACTGACATTGATAACTGGATCGTTGATTACTTTGCAAAAACCCAAGGTTTAAAACCCACCCCCCTCACCACCCGCCTTGGCGAACGCTTAAAAATTCAGCTATCTTTACAACAACAAGCCAGCGAAATCTACTTTAATGATGAAACCTTAGAAACTTATGATCTTTCGTTAACTCGCCAACAATTTGAGCAAATTCTTACAGAACATCAATTTTTTGAAAACCTCGATGAAGCGATGACTCAAGTGTTACAACAAGCACGTCGGCAAGGTATCGAAGTTTCCGATATTGATGCGGTTTTATTAGTCGGCGGTACCGTCCAAATACCCGCCATACAAACTTGGATTAAACAATATTTTGATAGCTCAAAAATTCGCTGTGATAAACCATTTGAAGCTATCGCTCAAGGTGCCTTACAACTTACCCAAGGCATTGAAGTTAAAGATTTCCTTTATCACAGCTACGGAATTCGCTATTGGAACCGGCGCGAAAATCGCCATAGTTGGCATCCAATTATTCAAACCGGCCAATCTTACCCCATGAGTGAGCCGGTGCAATTAGTTCTCGGTGCTTCTTTAGAAAATCAGCCGAGTATTGAATTAATTATTGGTGAATTGGCAACCCAAACCGGCGGCACCGAAGTGTATTTTGATGGAGATCGTTTAGTGACTCGAAATATTGCTTCGGGCGAAACTTCCGTCCAAGCGCTTAACGATAAAGAAGGTGCTCGCTCTATTGCTAAACTTGACCCCCCTGGGTTTCCTGGCAGTGACCGAGTAAAGCTTTTTTTCCAAGTAGATAAAGACCGTTTTTTACGCCTTACGGTCGAAGATTTGCTCACCAATCAAACTTTATTGGAAGATACACCAGTTGTGCAATTAAGTTAA
- a CDS encoding EI24 domain-containing protein: MADQQQQKPAIIQAPVGLVAGATYPLRALVYLTQTPRLWRYVLVPILVNLVVAVGLYVGLLFPGLQSVNNLLVDFYAWWNIQLANLPQWLSFLSVLAIILGFLLRVLLVTGLLVAIGFLLVQFGVILGGPFYGQLSEQLELARTGKLPPAEPLSLFTLLRDIGRAVLHEVKKLVLIITVGLPLLGLNFIPGLGTAIASIGGIALAATIVCIDFLDSPLERRRLHFRKKLELILRSLPASGTFGLACLGLISIPLLNLLAVPLCITSGTLFFCDRILPKLNESK; encoded by the coding sequence ATGGCAGATCAACAACAGCAAAAACCGGCCATCATACAAGCGCCGGTGGGTTTGGTGGCGGGAGCCACTTACCCGTTACGAGCCTTAGTTTACCTCACTCAAACTCCGCGTCTTTGGCGTTATGTTTTAGTGCCGATTTTGGTTAATTTGGTTGTCGCAGTTGGGTTGTATGTGGGCTTGCTATTCCCAGGTTTGCAGAGTGTCAACAATTTATTGGTTGATTTCTATGCCTGGTGGAATATTCAACTCGCAAATTTACCCCAATGGTTAAGCTTTTTGAGCGTTTTGGCAATTATTCTCGGCTTTTTGCTGAGGGTATTGCTGGTAACGGGACTGCTAGTAGCCATTGGGTTTTTATTGGTGCAATTTGGGGTAATTTTAGGAGGGCCGTTTTATGGGCAACTTTCCGAACAATTGGAGTTAGCGCGAACCGGCAAATTACCGCCAGCAGAACCTTTGAGTTTATTTACTCTTTTACGCGATATTGGGCGGGCTGTTTTGCATGAAGTGAAAAAATTGGTGTTAATTATTACTGTGGGTTTGCCTTTGCTGGGTTTAAATTTTATTCCAGGTTTGGGTACGGCAATTGCCAGCATTGGCGGAATAGCGCTGGCGGCGACGATTGTTTGTATTGATTTTTTAGATTCACCTTTGGAAAGGCGCCGGCTTCATTTTCGGAAAAAGTTAGAGTTAATTCTTAGGAGTTTGCCGGCTTCTGGCACGTTTGGTTTAGCTTGTTTGGGGTTAATTAGTATTCCCCTGCTTAATTTACTGGCGGTTCCCCTATGTATTACTTCAGGAACGCTATTTTTTTGTGACCGAATTTTGCCAAAATTGAATGAGAGTAAGTAG
- a CDS encoding DUF2382 domain-containing protein — protein sequence MPLIKLQEYYPNYREEILGGDDIYGFDVFAGKSNQKIGIVCDDVIDLTGRFRYLVIDTSLWGIPKKILLPVGSCRLDFPNERVYAIAITTKQDIAEFPDYTGGITVDYDYQEPFHKVEQNPPALLGTSETEESQTLQLYAEKLTAHKERRQKGEVVIGKRIKTETARISVPVHKERIVIERSVPQNAGEMISAAEVKFCEGEVIRIQLYEEIADIRKEAFVCEEISIKKTVEQKIIEAQATLRREELEVSGEESGFFD from the coding sequence ATGCCCCTGATCAAACTGCAAGAATATTATCCAAACTACCGGGAAGAAATTTTAGGCGGCGATGATATTTATGGTTTTGATGTTTTCGCCGGCAAAAGTAATCAAAAAATTGGCATTGTCTGTGATGATGTCATCGACTTAACTGGTAGGTTTCGCTATTTAGTTATTGATACGAGTTTGTGGGGCATTCCTAAAAAAATTTTATTGCCGGTGGGTTCCTGTAGGCTTGATTTTCCGAATGAGCGGGTCTATGCGATTGCGATTACAACCAAACAAGATATTGCAGAATTTCCAGATTATACAGGCGGCATTACAGTAGATTACGATTATCAAGAACCGTTTCATAAAGTTGAGCAAAATCCCCCTGCACTTCTGGGAACGTCCGAGACAGAAGAATCGCAAACGCTTCAACTTTATGCAGAAAAACTAACTGCTCACAAAGAGCGCCGTCAAAAAGGTGAGGTGGTGATTGGTAAGCGGATTAAAACCGAAACTGCACGCATTTCTGTACCGGTTCACAAAGAGCGAATTGTTATCGAAAGAAGTGTCCCACAAAATGCGGGTGAAATGATCAGCGCTGCTGAGGTTAAGTTCTGCGAAGGTGAAGTGATTCGCATTCAGCTTTATGAAGAAATTGCGGATATTCGTAAAGAAGCGTTTGTCTGTGAAGAAATTAGCATCAAAAAAACTGTTGAACAAAAAATAATTGAGGCCCAAGCGACTTTACGGCGGGAAGAGTTGGAAGTTTCGGGCGAAGAGTCTGGTTTTTTTGATTAA
- a CDS encoding L,D-transpeptidase produces MNSRNINVGLGCRSARWFAGAALVISTLGIFATPFVTLPVKADEVHNKIASTIMNLQSSKQRWIQIDVKRQRLYAWEGNKQVLALVISTGKKGFETPPGTFNIQSKHVFAKMEGEDYNVPDVPFTMYYHNGYAIHGAYWHNNFGTPVSHGCTNLAVDRAEWLFNWAEVGTPVIVHN; encoded by the coding sequence ATGAATTCTAGGAATATTAATGTTGGTTTGGGATGCCGGTCGGCAAGATGGTTTGCCGGTGCGGCATTGGTTATTTCAACGTTGGGGATTTTTGCAACACCTTTTGTGACGCTGCCGGTGAAAGCGGATGAGGTGCATAATAAAATTGCCAGCACGATTATGAATTTGCAAAGCTCTAAACAACGCTGGATACAAATTGATGTAAAGCGGCAAAGATTATATGCTTGGGAGGGAAATAAACAAGTTCTGGCTTTGGTTATTTCCACCGGCAAAAAAGGGTTTGAAACACCCCCCGGCACTTTTAATATTCAATCAAAACACGTTTTTGCCAAAATGGAAGGGGAAGATTACAACGTCCCTGATGTGCCGTTTACGATGTATTATCACAATGGTTATGCAATTCATGGCGCTTATTGGCATAACAATTTTGGCACGCCGGTGAGTCATGGTTGTACAAATTTGGCCGTTGATCGTGCCGAATGGTTATTTAATTGGGCTGAGGTTGGCACCCCAGTAATTGTGCATAATTAA
- a CDS encoding DUF2382 domain-containing protein produces the protein MALMKISDYYPDYKDEIFGGDDIKGMEVYAGNTNEKIGKVHDALVEEETGRFRYLIIDTGGWIFGKKVLLPVGASRIDYAGNRVYATNLTSKAQAENLPAFDELREIDYDEEEQVRDIYRTPLSSATAAATPAPAAATPAPATPSYDRSSYSYDKEPHLYNLNEQNHQNLKLYEERLIANKSRIKAGEVAIGKRVETQTARASVPVEKERVVIERVTPTNAGQVVTPGSVDFTSGEVAHIEVYEETADIHKEAYVREQVNVRKEVDRDTVDAQEELRREELDIKTQGTPIVEGPR, from the coding sequence ATGGCTTTAATGAAAATTTCTGATTATTATCCAGATTACAAAGACGAAATTTTTGGCGGCGATGACATTAAGGGAATGGAAGTTTACGCCGGAAATACGAATGAAAAAATCGGAAAAGTCCACGATGCTCTGGTAGAGGAAGAAACCGGACGTTTCCGCTATTTGATCATTGACACTGGCGGATGGATTTTTGGTAAAAAAGTTTTATTGCCGGTGGGAGCAAGTCGCATCGACTATGCAGGGAATCGCGTCTATGCCACCAACCTCACCAGCAAAGCTCAAGCAGAAAATTTACCTGCTTTTGACGAACTGCGAGAAATTGATTACGACGAAGAAGAACAAGTCCGCGACATTTACCGCACTCCCCTTTCTAGTGCTACTGCTGCTGCAACCCCGGCACCTGCTGCTGCTACCCCGGCGCCTGCAACTCCTTCTTATGATCGCAGCAGCTACAGCTACGACAAAGAACCGCATCTTTATAATCTCAACGAGCAAAATCACCAAAATCTCAAACTGTATGAAGAGCGGTTAATTGCTAACAAAAGCCGCATCAAAGCAGGCGAAGTTGCGATTGGCAAGCGTGTGGAAACTCAAACGGCTCGCGCTTCAGTGCCGGTGGAAAAAGAGCGGGTTGTTATTGAAAGAGTCACCCCTACCAATGCTGGTCAGGTTGTAACTCCGGGTTCTGTAGACTTCACCTCTGGCGAAGTTGCACACATCGAAGTGTACGAAGAAACTGCCGACATCCACAAAGAAGCTTATGTGCGTGAACAAGTGAATGTCCGCAAAGAAGTTGACCGCGATACTGTGGATGCCCAAGAAGAACTCCGCCGCGAAGAATTAGACATTAAAACTCAAGGTACTCCAATTGTAGAGGGGCCTCGCTAA